In Candidatus Cloacimonadota bacterium, the following proteins share a genomic window:
- the nadB gene encoding L-aspartate oxidase, with product MTYEYDYLVLGSGIAGLVFALQASNKGKVAIVSKKGLYDCNTDYAQGGIAAVLDATDSFAEHIEDTFTAGAELGKKQVIRQIIEQGPKLIQYLIDLGTDFTRIDDTYDRRLENLSLTMEGGHTHRRVAYAADSTGHQIMQALISQCRQNASIDIYENRIAIDLITQHHVTNDDGFIPGISCWGAYVLDSSNNQVDIFKARKTMLATGGAAQVYNHNTNPDVATGDGMAMARLAGGRLANMEFVQFHPTAFWSSEGETFLITEALRGEGAILKLSDGSPFMEHYHPKGNLAPRDIVSRAIDSELKRRGEKFCWLDATGIPKEKLLKHFPYIDSRLRERGIDFSLQPIPVAPAAHYFCGGVISTIDGITDIRNLFAAGEVACTGLHGANRLASNSLLEALVVAYNAANHPSMDDEVQFPKIPSWRLMGDFNANEWVIISHNREIIGTIMQGYVGIRRSRRLLKYALSRLENIYNEINNFYQHNAVRREVVETRNMAVIAIAVIRSALSRKESRGAHYLIDQPQRDDLHYMHDTII from the coding sequence ATGACATACGAATATGATTATCTGGTACTGGGCAGCGGCATAGCCGGCCTGGTATTTGCTCTACAAGCATCAAATAAAGGGAAAGTAGCCATCGTAAGCAAAAAAGGCCTCTACGATTGCAATACAGATTATGCCCAGGGAGGCATCGCAGCCGTATTGGATGCCACCGATTCATTTGCCGAACACATTGAAGATACATTCACCGCAGGGGCTGAACTGGGAAAAAAACAAGTGATCCGTCAGATCATCGAGCAAGGCCCAAAGCTGATCCAATATCTCATCGATTTAGGTACAGATTTTACTCGAATAGACGATACCTACGACCGGAGGCTGGAAAACCTCTCCCTCACCATGGAAGGAGGCCATACTCACCGCCGGGTAGCCTACGCTGCAGATAGCACGGGGCATCAGATCATGCAAGCCCTCATCTCTCAATGCCGTCAAAATGCCTCCATCGACATCTATGAAAACCGCATTGCCATAGACCTGATAACCCAGCATCACGTTACAAACGACGATGGCTTCATTCCTGGAATTTCCTGCTGGGGAGCCTATGTGCTGGATTCCTCGAACAACCAAGTGGACATCTTCAAAGCCCGTAAAACGATGCTTGCCACTGGTGGTGCGGCACAAGTATATAACCACAATACCAATCCCGATGTAGCCACTGGAGACGGCATGGCGATGGCGCGCTTGGCAGGTGGACGACTGGCCAACATGGAATTCGTGCAGTTTCATCCCACCGCCTTTTGGAGCTCAGAAGGCGAGACTTTCCTGATCACAGAGGCCCTGCGCGGAGAGGGGGCAATCCTGAAACTAAGTGACGGCAGTCCCTTCATGGAACATTATCATCCGAAGGGTAATCTGGCCCCTCGCGATATTGTGAGTCGTGCCATAGATAGCGAATTAAAACGCCGAGGTGAGAAATTCTGTTGGCTGGATGCGACTGGAATTCCCAAAGAAAAACTTCTGAAGCATTTTCCCTATATTGACAGTCGCTTGCGCGAACGTGGTATTGATTTCAGTCTCCAGCCTATTCCTGTAGCTCCCGCAGCACACTATTTCTGTGGCGGAGTGATCTCTACCATCGACGGAATCACGGATATCCGCAATCTCTTTGCCGCTGGTGAAGTGGCATGTACTGGCTTGCACGGAGCCAATCGTCTAGCCTCAAACTCTCTTTTGGAAGCCTTGGTAGTTGCATACAACGCCGCAAATCACCCCTCGATGGATGATGAGGTACAATTCCCCAAAATACCTTCCTGGCGTTTGATGGGAGATTTCAACGCCAACGAATGGGTTATCATCAGCCACAACCGCGAGATTATCGGCACCATCATGCAAGGATATGTTGGCATTCGCCGCTCCCGGCGCTTATTGAAGTATGCCTTATCACGTTTGGAGAATATCTACAACGAAATTAATAACTTCTATCAACACAATGCCGTGCGCAGGGAAGTAGTGGAAACTAGGAATATGGCGGTGATTGCCATAGCTGTGATCCGCAGCGCACTATCCCGAAAAGAAAGCCGGGGAGCGCATTATCTGATTGATCAACCTCAACGCGACGACCTCCACTATATGCACGACACCATCATCTAA